From a single Sphingobium sp. genomic region:
- a CDS encoding TonB-dependent receptor yields MSKRLTFTKSLFALSSASIALAMPSLAMAQDETAAQEGASEETPEIVVTAQGRSQLLSDVPVAISAVNAETLQNSGANDIRQLNQVAPSLLVSSTGSEANGSARIRGIGTVGDNPGLESSVPVFIDGVYRSRSGIGLNELGEIDRVEVQRGPQGTLGGRNSSAGLISIYSKKPEFTFGGSGELTYGNFDFMRAASSITGPISEQVAFRVDGVYVKRDGFYRDDTNGRDVNNRDRYFLRGQLLFEPNDDLTVRLIADYTSRKEECCAATYVDRTVNQYIGDLNNLSSPLTPLQTTGNNIINVLRDLGQPLAAFNQGYGRRISVSPNRVFTGETKDYGFSGQIDYNLGGATLTSITAYREYRSGQASDTDYGEVDILYRAPSDDAYRQFHTFTQELRLRGEAFDGKLDWLIGGFYANEKLTVQDNLRFGNQYGRFANCRIVSGGGLAFAYSPASQSCINPALRPTVTGALGAAGPIIVAGLDRLDTLNDRGSTIDRYFQNGTNWALFTHNIVNITDTINLTLGLRYTSDKKKFNARFGNDNTVCTANQAALAPLLTTAAAATAGAVIGLSCQGNSTAELNGVAIRDQRSEDEFTGTAILSWKPIDDLLLYGSYARGYKAGGFNLDRSALKSPIATFASVGGAQALVRNLQFDPEMVDSYELGAKYSTGPFSLSLSAFRSDFSSFQLNTFNGTVFLVQNVNGCDNLVGGSNADTDLSNATGSCAPGDVSYGVRTQGFELEGSLVPARNFRVAAGLTYASTKYRNDLIGTNTGAPLDQALRKLPGDNLSNAPELVATGSMTWTPEIGDSGLSGLFYIDTRMTSDYNTGSDLFPQKEQDGFALFNARVGLRGPDEAWSVELWGQNIFNKAYAQVAFNAPFQAGTTAAPYLDPQYPGGRQIFSHFLAEPRTYGITVRGKF; encoded by the coding sequence ATGTCTAAGCGACTGACTTTTACAAAAAGCCTATTTGCCCTCTCCTCTGCGTCGATAGCGTTGGCCATGCCGTCGCTTGCGATGGCGCAGGACGAAACTGCGGCGCAGGAAGGCGCTAGTGAAGAAACCCCCGAGATTGTTGTAACGGCGCAGGGCCGCTCGCAGCTTCTGTCCGATGTTCCCGTCGCGATTTCAGCTGTTAATGCAGAAACGCTGCAGAACAGCGGCGCCAACGACATTCGCCAGCTTAACCAGGTGGCACCCTCGCTTCTCGTGTCCTCGACCGGCAGCGAAGCCAATGGTTCGGCGCGTATCCGCGGCATCGGCACCGTGGGCGACAACCCGGGCCTTGAAAGCTCGGTTCCTGTATTCATCGACGGCGTTTACCGTTCGCGTTCGGGCATTGGCCTGAACGAACTTGGTGAAATCGACCGTGTTGAAGTTCAGCGTGGCCCTCAGGGCACACTCGGCGGCCGCAACTCGTCGGCCGGTCTGATCAGCATTTACTCGAAAAAGCCGGAATTCACTTTCGGTGGTTCGGGTGAACTGACCTATGGCAACTTTGATTTCATGCGCGCCGCATCGAGCATCACCGGCCCGATTTCGGAGCAGGTCGCCTTCCGCGTCGACGGCGTTTATGTAAAGCGTGACGGTTTTTACCGCGACGATACCAATGGCCGCGATGTCAACAATCGCGACCGTTATTTCTTGCGTGGCCAGCTGCTGTTTGAACCGAATGATGATCTGACGGTTCGCCTGATTGCAGACTATACCTCGCGCAAGGAAGAATGCTGCGCGGCGACTTACGTCGATCGCACAGTCAACCAATATATTGGCGATCTGAACAATCTGTCGTCGCCGCTTACCCCGCTGCAAACGACCGGCAACAACATCATCAACGTCCTGCGCGATCTGGGCCAGCCGCTGGCTGCGTTCAACCAGGGCTATGGCCGGCGTATTTCGGTCAGCCCCAATCGGGTGTTTACCGGTGAAACCAAGGACTATGGTTTCTCGGGCCAGATTGACTATAATCTTGGGGGCGCAACGCTGACCTCGATCACTGCCTACCGCGAATATCGTTCGGGTCAGGCGTCAGACACCGATTATGGTGAAGTCGACATCCTCTATCGCGCACCGAGCGACGATGCCTATCGTCAGTTCCACACGTTCACGCAGGAACTGCGCCTGCGGGGTGAGGCGTTTGATGGCAAGCTCGACTGGTTGATCGGCGGCTTTTATGCCAATGAGAAACTGACTGTTCAGGACAATCTGCGCTTTGGCAACCAATATGGTCGCTTTGCAAACTGCCGTATCGTTTCGGGTGGCGGCTTGGCGTTTGCCTATAGCCCAGCTTCGCAAAGCTGTATCAACCCCGCTTTGCGTCCGACAGTTACGGGCGCGCTGGGCGCTGCAGGTCCCATTATCGTGGCCGGGCTTGATCGCCTTGACACGCTGAACGATCGCGGGTCGACCATCGATCGTTATTTCCAGAATGGAACCAACTGGGCGCTGTTCACGCACAATATCGTGAACATCACCGACACCATCAACCTGACGTTGGGTCTTCGTTACACAAGCGACAAGAAGAAGTTTAACGCGCGCTTTGGTAACGACAACACGGTCTGCACCGCCAACCAAGCAGCATTGGCACCCTTGCTGACTACAGCAGCCGCCGCGACCGCAGGTGCGGTGATTGGCCTGTCGTGTCAGGGCAACTCGACCGCCGAACTGAACGGCGTTGCGATTCGCGACCAGCGGAGCGAGGACGAGTTCACCGGAACCGCGATCCTCAGCTGGAAGCCGATTGACGACCTGCTGCTCTATGGCAGCTATGCACGCGGTTACAAGGCGGGGGGTTTCAACCTCGACCGTTCGGCGCTAAAATCCCCGATCGCAACATTTGCATCGGTTGGCGGCGCTCAGGCTCTGGTTCGCAACCTGCAGTTCGACCCCGAAATGGTCGACAGCTATGAACTGGGTGCGAAATATTCGACCGGCCCGTTCAGCCTCAGCTTGTCGGCATTCCGTTCGGATTTCAGCAGTTTCCAGTTGAACACCTTCAACGGAACCGTGTTCCTGGTCCAGAACGTCAATGGTTGCGATAATCTGGTGGGTGGATCCAATGCCGATACCGACCTCAGCAATGCGACCGGCAGCTGCGCTCCGGGTGATGTCTCCTATGGTGTCCGCACCCAGGGCTTCGAACTCGAAGGTTCGCTTGTTCCGGCCCGCAACTTCCGCGTTGCTGCCGGTCTCACCTATGCCAGCACCAAATATCGCAATGATCTGATCGGCACTAATACCGGTGCACCGCTCGATCAGGCCTTGCGCAAGTTGCCGGGCGACAATCTGTCGAATGCGCCTGAACTGGTGGCGACGGGTTCGATGACCTGGACACCGGAAATCGGGGATAGCGGCCTTTCGGGTCTCTTCTACATCGATACCCGCATGACCAGCGACTATAACACAGGGTCGGATCTGTTCCCGCAAAAGGAACAGGACGGATTTGCCCTGTTCAACGCGCGTGTCGGTCTGCGTGGTCCGGATGAAGCATGGTCTGTCGAACTGTGGGGCCAGAACATCTTCAACAAGGCCTATGCACAGGTCGCGTTCAACGCGCCCTTCCAAGCGGGGACGACCGCGGCTCCCTATCTTGATCCGCAATATCCAGGCGGCCGGCAGATATTCTCGCACTTTCTGGCAGAGCCGCGCACCTACGGTATCACCGTCCGCGGCAAATTCTGA
- a CDS encoding arginyltransferase, protein MSAPVRFPRFFVTNPAPCPYLPGKTERKVFTELNGPHASELNEALGRIGFRRSQNVAYRPSCVDCKACIPVRILTEQFVPNATQRKIIKRNSDLQVSACRPWSTGEQFELLRRYLKQRHPTGGMAEMDDMDYADMVEQTPVRSHVVEYRLPAGYGAQGELVGACITDQQSDGLSMVYSFYNAEAANRPGLGNFIILDHILRARAAGLPYVYLGYWVEGAERMQYKTRYHPLEKLSPDGWVPFGDEEQGELIR, encoded by the coding sequence ATGAGCGCTCCGGTTCGCTTTCCGCGCTTCTTTGTGACGAATCCTGCGCCTTGCCCCTATCTGCCGGGCAAAACGGAGCGCAAGGTCTTCACCGAGTTGAACGGACCACATGCCAGTGAATTGAACGAAGCGCTTGGGCGCATCGGTTTTCGTCGCAGCCAAAATGTCGCCTATCGGCCCAGTTGTGTCGACTGCAAGGCGTGCATCCCGGTGCGCATCCTGACCGAACAGTTCGTTCCCAACGCAACGCAGCGAAAGATCATCAAGCGCAATTCGGATCTGCAGGTCAGTGCTTGCCGTCCCTGGTCGACGGGCGAGCAGTTCGAATTGCTGCGCCGTTACCTTAAACAGCGGCATCCCACCGGCGGCATGGCTGAAATGGACGATATGGATTATGCCGACATGGTGGAACAGACGCCGGTGCGCAGCCATGTCGTCGAATATCGCCTGCCGGCCGGTTACGGTGCGCAGGGCGAACTTGTGGGTGCTTGCATCACCGATCAGCAGTCGGACGGGCTATCGATGGTCTACAGCTTCTACAATGCGGAAGCGGCGAACCGCCCCGGCCTAGGCAATTTCATCATTCTCGATCATATCCTGCGCGCTCGGGCGGCGGGCCTGCCGTACGTCTATCTCGGCTATTGGGTCGAAGGCGCGGAACGGATGCAATACAAGACCCGCTATCATCCGCTCGAAAAGCTGAGCCCCGATGGCTGGGTGCCCTTTGGCGACGAGGAACAGGGCGAATTGATCCGTTAA
- a CDS encoding SapC family protein, whose product MATQPAPQGLPLFYNDLLPLNSGEHGKLKSRPIENANFVVNQHAIPLTVEEFVSASRNFPIVFSAGDNPVPLALMGMNEGVNVFMDDEGKFTLPVYLPAYIRRYPFMLARLRPDSDELTLCFDPTSDALGEFEEGNALFDGTEATDTTKDILKFCEDFEQAGARTQAFVDELKKYELLMDGEVAIQQDGREAPYIYRGFQMVNEEKLRDMRGDQLRAMNQNGMLPLIYAHLFSLNLVREVFAMQAQQGKVPEGTEPVLA is encoded by the coding sequence ATGGCTACTCAGCCCGCGCCGCAAGGCCTTCCGCTTTTCTACAATGACCTGCTGCCGCTCAACAGTGGAGAGCATGGCAAGCTGAAGAGCCGCCCGATTGAAAATGCCAATTTCGTGGTCAATCAGCACGCAATTCCGCTGACAGTTGAGGAATTTGTCAGCGCCAGCCGGAATTTCCCGATCGTCTTTTCGGCAGGCGACAATCCGGTGCCGCTTGCGCTGATGGGCATGAATGAAGGCGTCAACGTGTTCATGGACGATGAAGGCAAGTTCACGCTGCCTGTCTATCTGCCAGCCTATATCCGCCGCTATCCGTTCATGCTGGCCCGGCTTCGTCCGGACAGCGACGAACTGACCCTCTGCTTTGATCCGACTTCAGATGCGCTCGGCGAATTCGAGGAAGGCAATGCGCTCTTCGACGGCACCGAGGCGACCGATACCACCAAGGATATCCTGAAATTCTGCGAAGATTTCGAACAGGCGGGTGCGCGTACCCAGGCATTTGTCGATGAACTGAAGAAATATGAGCTGCTGATGGACGGCGAAGTTGCAATCCAACAGGATGGCCGGGAAGCGCCCTATATCTATCGCGGTTTCCAGATGGTGAATGAAGAAAAGCTGCGCGATATGCGTGGCGACCAGCTTCGCGCCATGAACCAGAACGGCATGTTGCCGCTGATCTATGCGCATCTTTTCTCACTGAACCTGGTTCGCGAGGTATTTGCAATGCAGGCCCAGCAAGGTAAAGTCCCCGAGGGGACGGAGCCTGTGCTCGCTTGA
- a CDS encoding threonine ammonia-lyase: MADQSPSELLSLADVRAAHDRIRDAIIETPTLHSQTLSNLTGANIFLKFENLQFTAAYKERGALNALLQLPEEARKRGVIAASAGNHAQGLSYHGTRLGVPVTIVMPKTTPTVKVMQTEAVGGKVVLEGEKFDDAYKHARLLEKELGLTFVHPFDDPKVAAGQGTVALEMLEAAPEIDTLVVPIGGGGLLSGMGTAARGLRPDIELIGVQAELYPSMYALLNGLQLPCEGDTLAEGIAVKEPGAFTSQVIKGLVDDIVLVSEPQLETSVSLLLQIEKTVVEGAGAAGLAAVLAYPEKFRGKNVGVVLCGGNIDTRLLANVLLRDLARSGRLARLRITLQDRPGALYKVMRLFNEHNVNIIEIYHQRIFTTLPAKGLITDIECEARDAEQLQGLVDGLKVAGYKVERVELN, encoded by the coding sequence ATGGCCGATCAATCACCCAGCGAACTTCTTTCCCTTGCCGACGTCCGTGCAGCGCACGACCGGATTCGCGATGCCATTATCGAAACGCCGACGCTGCATAGCCAGACCCTGTCAAATCTGACCGGCGCAAACATCTTTCTAAAGTTTGAAAACCTGCAATTCACCGCAGCCTATAAGGAGCGTGGCGCGTTGAACGCGTTGCTCCAACTGCCAGAAGAAGCGCGCAAACGCGGTGTGATCGCAGCATCGGCGGGCAATCATGCGCAGGGCCTCAGCTATCATGGTACCCGGCTGGGCGTCCCGGTGACAATCGTGATGCCGAAGACGACCCCCACGGTAAAGGTGATGCAGACCGAGGCGGTCGGCGGCAAAGTAGTGCTGGAAGGCGAAAAATTCGATGACGCCTACAAACATGCCCGTCTTCTGGAAAAGGAACTGGGGCTGACATTTGTCCATCCCTTTGACGATCCAAAGGTCGCGGCGGGCCAAGGCACCGTTGCACTAGAAATGCTGGAGGCAGCGCCCGAAATCGATACGCTGGTCGTGCCGATCGGCGGCGGCGGCCTGCTGTCGGGTATGGGGACCGCAGCGCGCGGCCTGCGCCCCGATATCGAACTGATCGGCGTTCAGGCGGAACTCTATCCGTCCATGTATGCGCTGCTCAACGGGCTACAATTGCCATGCGAAGGCGATACCCTTGCCGAAGGCATTGCCGTAAAAGAACCCGGCGCATTTACGTCACAGGTGATCAAGGGTCTGGTCGACGATATCGTCCTGGTATCCGAGCCGCAGCTTGAAACTTCGGTCAGCCTATTGCTGCAGATCGAAAAGACTGTGGTGGAAGGCGCGGGCGCGGCGGGTCTTGCGGCTGTCCTTGCCTATCCCGAAAAATTCCGCGGCAAGAATGTTGGGGTGGTGTTGTGCGGCGGCAATATCGACACGCGCCTGTTGGCCAATGTGCTGCTGCGCGACCTTGCCCGTTCGGGCCGGCTGGCGCGGCTGCGCATCACATTGCAGGATCGCCCCGGCGCGCTCTACAAGGTGATGCGTCTGTTCAACGAGCATAATGTCAACATCATCGAAATCTATCACCAACGCATCTTTACGACGCTGCCCGCAAAGGGGTTGATCACCGACATTGAATGCGAAGCGCGCGACGCTGAGCAGTTGCAGGGCCTTGTAGATGGACTGAAGGTGGCGGGCTACAAAGTCGAGCGAGTCGAACTGAACTGA
- a CDS encoding FAD-binding oxidoreductase produces the protein MALEQALEAFRVLLGPKGFTSDADAIAPWTTDWRGRFRGNAAAILSPATTAEVVGVVAIAAQYRVPLVPQGGNSGMVAGATPDGSGQSCLLSLRRLNDIEQIDRDGMLVSCGAGVILQNLHDAVAAHGLRFPLTLGGKGSATVGGLVSTNAGGTQVLRHGAMRNLVAGVEAVLPDGSVFDGMAPLKKDNRGYDLKHLLIGAEGTIGIVTRASLRLVPALLERSVSWAAVAQPDDAYRLLLAAQARCQSMLEGFEILPDTALGHVLQHIPGTRRPIDGGNGGWHVLIELVRDRDDQASPAMLAEEFLAQQMEAGLVQDAVIASSEAQADAFWKIRDSIAEAERAEGPALQHDISVPVADMARFIERESPDLEARYPGTQVVAFGHLGDGNVHFHVKAPKGVTADQWYGEQAEQISSDVYDRVTAYGGSISAEHGIGQAKLAEFGRLSDPARLFALRSIKQALDPLCIMNPGKLVPLASDRSAA, from the coding sequence ATGGCCCTCGAACAGGCTCTGGAGGCATTTCGCGTCTTGCTCGGCCCAAAAGGCTTTACGTCGGATGCAGATGCGATCGCTCCTTGGACGACCGACTGGCGGGGCCGGTTTCGTGGTAATGCCGCGGCAATCCTGTCGCCAGCCACCACAGCGGAGGTCGTTGGCGTGGTGGCAATTGCGGCGCAATATCGAGTGCCGCTGGTGCCGCAGGGCGGAAATAGCGGGATGGTGGCTGGCGCAACGCCTGACGGCAGCGGGCAGAGTTGCCTTTTGTCGTTGCGTCGTTTGAACGACATTGAACAGATCGACCGTGATGGCATGCTAGTCAGTTGCGGGGCGGGGGTTATCCTGCAAAACCTGCATGACGCGGTGGCGGCCCATGGCCTGCGCTTTCCGCTGACGCTGGGCGGCAAGGGATCGGCAACGGTTGGCGGACTGGTTTCAACCAATGCAGGTGGAACGCAGGTATTGCGGCACGGCGCGATGCGCAATCTTGTGGCTGGTGTCGAGGCTGTGTTGCCCGACGGTTCGGTGTTTGACGGGATGGCACCGCTGAAGAAAGACAATCGCGGCTATGACCTCAAACATTTGCTGATTGGCGCCGAAGGCACGATCGGAATTGTCACCCGTGCCTCGTTAAGGCTGGTGCCGGCATTGCTCGAACGCAGCGTCAGTTGGGCCGCAGTGGCGCAACCCGATGATGCCTACAGACTGTTGCTGGCGGCGCAGGCGCGTTGTCAGTCGATGCTTGAAGGATTCGAGATATTGCCGGATACGGCGCTGGGCCATGTCTTGCAGCATATTCCCGGCACGCGCCGCCCGATCGACGGCGGCAATGGTGGCTGGCATGTGTTGATCGAGCTCGTCCGGGATCGCGATGATCAGGCTTCGCCCGCAATGTTGGCGGAGGAGTTTCTGGCGCAGCAGATGGAGGCCGGTCTCGTTCAGGACGCTGTGATTGCATCTAGCGAGGCGCAGGCCGACGCTTTCTGGAAAATCCGCGATTCGATTGCAGAGGCGGAACGGGCAGAGGGCCCCGCGCTGCAGCATGATATCAGCGTGCCGGTGGCGGATATGGCGCGCTTCATCGAACGTGAATCCCCTGATCTCGAGGCGCGCTATCCCGGAACGCAGGTGGTCGCATTTGGCCACCTCGGCGATGGTAATGTCCATTTCCACGTTAAGGCTCCGAAGGGAGTGACCGCAGACCAATGGTATGGCGAACAGGCAGAACAGATCAGCAGCGATGTTTATGACAGGGTGACGGCCTATGGCGGGTCGATTTCGGCCGAACATGGCATTGGTCAGGCAAAGCTGGCGGAATTTGGCCGATTGTCTGATCCCGCGAGGCTGTTCGCCTTGCGATCGATCAAGCAGGCGCTCGATCCGCTATGCATCATGAACCCGGGCAAACTCGTTCCTCTTGCCAGCGACCGCTCTGCCGCCTAA
- a CDS encoding DEAD/DEAH box helicase, translating to MSFADLGLSDELLSAVIAAGYDTPTPIQAQAIPSVLMMRDIIGIAQTGTGKTASFVLPMIDILAHGRGRARMPRSLILEPTRELAAQVAENFEKYGVNHKLSMALLIGGVSMGDQIKALEKGVDVLIATPGRLMDLFERGNILLNGCELLVIDEADRMLDMGFIPDIENICTKLPTNRQTLLFSATMPPPIKKLSDKFLSNPKYIEVARPATANINIEQKLVDVAPMKKREVLRDLIRSEDVSTGIIFCNRKTTVRELNKSLKRHGFRSGEIHGDIDQAARQRELEAFKTGEINLLVASDVAARGLDIKGVSHVFNFDAPWHPDDYVHRIGRTGRAGAKGKAFTFVTKADEEAIDNIEKLIGLKIERLGKVSAPKEEREATPKKEAERRSSRGGRAKGEEAEKAEKPEKRQPRPEKVAAPVPAPREKAPRSKPDEGGTDWNGPMPDFLNFSIPA from the coding sequence ATGTCATTTGCCGACCTCGGCCTTTCCGATGAACTTTTGAGCGCGGTTATTGCCGCCGGTTACGATACTCCAACGCCGATCCAGGCGCAGGCAATCCCTTCCGTTCTGATGATGCGCGATATTATCGGCATCGCCCAGACAGGCACCGGAAAGACTGCATCCTTCGTGCTGCCGATGATCGACATTTTGGCGCATGGCCGCGGACGCGCGCGTATGCCGCGCAGCCTGATCCTTGAACCGACCCGCGAACTCGCCGCACAGGTTGCGGAGAATTTCGAAAAATATGGTGTGAACCACAAGCTGTCGATGGCGCTGCTGATCGGCGGCGTTTCGATGGGCGACCAGATCAAGGCGCTGGAAAAGGGCGTTGACGTGCTGATCGCGACGCCGGGTCGATTGATGGACCTTTTCGAACGCGGCAATATTCTTCTCAACGGCTGCGAATTGCTCGTCATCGACGAAGCCGACCGGATGCTCGACATGGGCTTCATCCCTGACATCGAGAATATCTGTACCAAATTGCCGACCAACCGGCAGACGCTGCTGTTTTCGGCTACCATGCCGCCGCCAATCAAGAAACTGTCCGACAAATTTCTGTCCAACCCGAAATATATCGAGGTGGCCAGGCCCGCGACAGCGAACATCAATATCGAACAGAAACTGGTCGACGTCGCGCCGATGAAAAAGCGCGAAGTGTTGCGCGATCTGATCCGCAGCGAGGATGTGTCGACAGGCATCATCTTCTGCAACCGCAAGACTACGGTTCGCGAATTGAACAAGAGCCTGAAGCGCCATGGTTTCCGTTCGGGCGAGATTCATGGCGATATCGATCAGGCAGCGCGCCAGCGCGAACTGGAAGCGTTCAAGACCGGCGAGATCAACCTGCTGGTTGCATCCGACGTTGCCGCGCGCGGGCTGGACATCAAGGGTGTCAGCCATGTGTTCAACTTTGACGCCCCTTGGCATCCCGACGATTATGTCCACCGCATTGGCCGCACAGGCCGTGCGGGTGCAAAGGGCAAGGCCTTCACCTTCGTCACCAAGGCTGATGAAGAAGCAATCGATAATATCGAGAAGCTGATCGGCCTGAAGATCGAGCGGTTGGGCAAGGTTTCTGCACCCAAAGAAGAGCGTGAAGCGACACCGAAGAAAGAGGCCGAGCGTCGTTCCTCACGCGGTGGCCGCGCCAAGGGCGAAGAGGCCGAAAAAGCCGAAAAGCCTGAGAAAAGGCAACCCAGACCTGAAAAGGTTGCGGCACCGGTGCCCGCCCCGCGCGAGAAGGCACCTAGGTCAAAGCCGGATGAAGGCGGCACCGACTGGAATGGCCCGATGCCCGACTTCCTCAATTTCAGTATCCCAGCCTGA
- a CDS encoding amidohydrolase family protein translates to MRFLLAAALAVLAAPAAIADGLIENVNGITLDKDGKVVRFTGLLIGRDGKVSQLLTSRDKAPKQLDFRHDGKGLTMLPGLIDAHGHVIGLGFAALTLDLSGTNSLEEAQAAIRGYAAKYPDRRWIIGRGWNQEKWGLGRFPTAADLDTAVADRPVWLERVDGHAGWANSRALEIAGITAATKSPAGGRIEMVDGKPSGIFVDMASELVAKHVPAPRPVERDLALAEAQQALLKVGVTAIADMGTTVADWQSYRRAGDEGWLSVRIFGYAAGIDNMVAIAGPRPTPWLYDDKLRLGGVKLYLDGALGSRGAWLKKPYADAPGQTGLPLLVPAELRNMMVRASMDGFQTAVHAIGDAANAEAIGAVEDLAPTYTGDRRWRIEHAQIVDPADLPRLAKNGIIASMQPVHQISDRLMAEARLGPDRLAGAYAWNSILKAGGKLAFGSDVPVESPNPFHGIAAAITREDANGQPFGGWMAVERVSREQALAGFTIDAAYAAFAEGRLGSLSPGYRADFILVDTDPLLASPAQIRETKVTEAWVGGRPVYTAGQPAL, encoded by the coding sequence ATGCGCTTTTTGCTTGCTGCTGCACTTGCTGTGCTGGCCGCTCCAGCTGCCATTGCCGACGGGCTGATCGAGAATGTGAACGGCATCACCCTCGATAAGGATGGCAAGGTGGTGCGCTTCACCGGGCTGCTGATCGGCCGTGACGGCAAGGTCAGCCAATTGCTGACATCCCGGGACAAGGCACCAAAGCAGCTTGATTTCCGCCATGACGGAAAAGGGCTGACGATGCTGCCCGGGCTGATCGACGCGCATGGCCATGTCATCGGGCTGGGTTTTGCGGCGCTGACGCTGGATTTGTCGGGCACCAATTCGCTGGAAGAGGCACAGGCCGCGATCCGCGGCTATGCCGCCAAATACCCCGACCGGCGCTGGATCATCGGGCGCGGCTGGAACCAAGAAAAATGGGGGCTAGGTCGTTTCCCGACCGCTGCAGATCTGGATACGGCAGTTGCCGACCGTCCGGTCTGGCTTGAACGGGTTGATGGTCATGCGGGCTGGGCCAACAGCCGCGCACTCGAAATCGCGGGCATTACTGCGGCGACGAAATCGCCCGCTGGCGGTCGCATTGAGATGGTCGATGGCAAGCCCAGCGGCATTTTCGTTGATATGGCAAGTGAGTTGGTGGCCAAGCATGTGCCCGCCCCCCGCCCAGTGGAGCGCGACCTTGCGCTTGCCGAAGCGCAGCAGGCGTTGCTGAAGGTCGGCGTCACTGCGATTGCCGATATGGGGACTACGGTTGCCGATTGGCAAAGCTATCGCCGCGCAGGAGATGAAGGCTGGCTTTCGGTTCGCATCTTTGGCTACGCGGCCGGGATAGACAATATGGTCGCGATTGCCGGCCCGCGCCCGACGCCCTGGCTTTATGATGACAAGCTGCGCCTTGGCGGCGTCAAACTCTATCTCGACGGCGCGCTGGGCAGCCGCGGGGCATGGCTGAAAAAGCCTTATGCCGATGCGCCGGGGCAGACAGGATTGCCGCTGCTGGTGCCAGCGGAATTGCGCAACATGATGGTGCGCGCGTCGATGGATGGGTTCCAGACAGCCGTGCATGCAATAGGTGATGCCGCCAATGCTGAGGCGATCGGCGCGGTCGAGGATCTGGCACCCACCTATACCGGCGACCGGCGCTGGCGCATCGAACATGCGCAAATCGTCGATCCGGCCGATCTGCCGCGGCTTGCGAAAAATGGTATCATCGCATCGATGCAGCCGGTCCACCAGATTTCCGACCGGCTTATGGCCGAAGCGCGACTGGGGCCCGACCGTCTGGCAGGGGCCTATGCTTGGAACTCAATCCTGAAGGCGGGCGGCAAGCTGGCCTTTGGTTCGGACGTGCCCGTGGAATCGCCCAATCCCTTTCATGGCATTGCCGCAGCAATCACCCGTGAAGACGCGAATGGCCAGCCCTTTGGCGGATGGATGGCGGTAGAGCGGGTAAGCCGCGAACAGGCGCTGGCTGGTTTTACAATCGATGCCGCTTATGCCGCCTTTGCAGAGGGCAGGCTGGGCTCGCTTTCACCCGGTTATCGGGCGGATTTCATTTTGGTTGATACTGATCCGTTGCTGGCATCACCTGCCCAGATCCGTGAAACGAAGGTTACCGAGGCGTGGGTTGGCGGGCGTCCAGTTTATACGGCGGGCCAGCCAGCACTTTAA
- a CDS encoding NAD(P)-dependent oxidoreductase translates to MARIAFIGLGVMGGPIARHLGKAGHEMTVYNRSSAKADKWVGEHGGRKAASPAEAAKDADFVVSCVGTDDDLASITLGRDGVFQAMAKGSCFIDHTTVSARIARQLAVEAKGRGIHCVDAPVTGGQAGAENGTLAIMCGGTEAAVAAATPIIHAYSKRIVHVGGPGDGQTAKMANQICIAGVLQGLSEAMHFAQCAELDLDKVFDAISGGAAQSWQMDNRWATMARGEFDFGFAVDWMRKDLGLAIDEARANGASIPIAAMTDQFYSDIQYMGGGRQDTSALVRRLPKR, encoded by the coding sequence ATGGCAAGAATAGCTTTTATCGGCCTCGGGGTCATGGGCGGCCCGATCGCCCGGCACCTCGGCAAGGCCGGACATGAAATGACCGTTTACAATCGGTCGTCGGCAAAGGCGGACAAATGGGTCGGCGAGCATGGCGGTCGCAAGGCCGCTTCTCCGGCAGAGGCTGCAAAGGACGCCGACTTTGTCGTGAGCTGCGTTGGCACTGACGATGATCTGGCCAGCATCACGCTGGGCCGCGACGGCGTGTTTCAGGCGATGGCCAAGGGCAGCTGCTTCATCGATCACACCACCGTGTCAGCGCGGATTGCCCGTCAGCTTGCGGTTGAGGCTAAGGGCAGGGGCATTCATTGCGTCGACGCACCGGTCACTGGCGGTCAGGCCGGCGCCGAAAATGGCACGCTCGCCATCATGTGCGGTGGTACCGAGGCGGCGGTCGCTGCGGCGACGCCTATCATACACGCCTATTCGAAACGCATTGTCCATGTTGGCGGCCCGGGTGATGGGCAAACGGCGAAGATGGCGAACCAGATCTGTATCGCGGGCGTGCTGCAGGGGCTTTCCGAAGCAATGCATTTTGCACAATGCGCCGAACTCGATCTCGACAAGGTTTTCGACGCGATTTCGGGCGGTGCGGCGCAAAGCTGGCAGATGGATAATCGCTGGGCCACGATGGCGCGCGGCGAATTTGATTTCGGGTTTGCGGTTGACTGGATGCGCAAGGATCTGGGTCTGGCGATTGATGAGGCGCGCGCCAATGGCGCCAGCATTCCCATCGCCGCGATGACCGACCAATTTTATTCCGACATTCAATATATGGGCGGCGGCCGTCAGGATACGAGCGCGCTGGTCCGGAGGTTGCCGAAGCGATGA